The Halichoerus grypus chromosome 15, mHalGry1.hap1.1, whole genome shotgun sequence genome includes a window with the following:
- the CADM4 gene encoding cell adhesion molecule 4 isoform X1, producing the protein MGRARRFQWPLLLLWAAAAGPGAGQEVQTENVTVAEGGVAEITCHLHQYDGSIVVIQNPARQTLFFNGTRALKDERFQLEEFSPRRVRIRLSDARLEDEGGYFCQLYTEDTHHQIATLTVLVAPENPVVEVREQAVEGGEVELSCLVPRSRPAAVLRWYRDRKELKGVSSGQENGKVWSVASTVRFRVDRKDDGGIVICEAQNQALPSGHSKQTQYVLDVQYSPTARIHASQAVVREGDTLVLTCAVTGNPRPNQIRWNRGNESLPERAEAVGETLTLPGLVSADNGTYTCEASNKHGHARALYVLVVYDPGAVVEAQTSVPYAIVGGILALLVFLIICVLVGMVWCSVRQKGSYLTHEASGLDEQGEAREAFLNGSDGHKRKEEFFI; encoded by the exons ATGGGCCGGGCCCGGCGCTTCCAGTggccgctgctgctgctgtggGCGGCCGCGGCGGGGCCAG GGGCTGGACAGGAAGTACAGACAGAGAATGTGACCGTGGCTGAGGGAGGGGTGGCCGAGATAACCTGCCATCTGCACCAGTATGATGGGTCCATAGTTGTCATTCAGAACCCAGCGAGGCAGACCCTCTTCTTCAACGGCACCCGCG CCCTGAAGGACGAGCGTTTCCAGCTTGAGGAGTTCTCCCCCCGCCGCGTGCGGATCCGGCTCTCAGATGCCCGCCTGGAGGACGAGGGGGGCTACTTCTGCCAGCTCTACACGGAGGATACCCACCACCAGATTGCCACGCTCACTGTATTGG TGGCCCCAGAGAATCCCGTGGTGGAGGTTCGGGAGCAGGCGGTGGAGGGAGGCGAGGTGGAGCTCAGTTGCCTAGTTCCGCGGTCCCGCCCTGCCGCGGTTCTGCGCTGGTACCGCGACCGCAAGGAGCTGAAAG GAGTGAGCAGCGGCCAGGAAAATGGCAAGGTCTGGAGCGTGGCGAGCACAGTGCGGTTTCGGGTGGACCGCAAGGACGACGGCGGTATCGTCATCTGCGAGGCGCAGAACCAGGCGCTGCCCTCCGGACACAGCAAGCAGACGCAGTACGTGCTGGACGTGCAGT ACTCTCCCACGGCCCGGATCCATGCCTCCCAAGCTGTGGTGAGGGAGGGAGACACGCTGGTGCTAACGTGTGCTGTAACAGGGAACCCCAG ACCAAACCAGATCCGCTGGAACCGCGGGAATGAATCTTTGCCAGAGCGGGCCGAGGCGGTCGGGGAGACGCTTACTCTGCCAGGCTTGGTATCAGCCGATAATGGCACCTACACTTGCGAGGCGTCGAACAAGCACGGCCACGCGAGGGCGCTCTATGTACTCGTGGTCTACG ACCCGGGTGCGGTGGTAGAGGCTCAGACGTCGGTGCCCTACGCCATTGTGGGCGGCATCCTGGCGCTACTGGTGTTTCTGATCATATGTGTGCTGGTGGGCATGGTCTGGTGCTCAGTACGGCAGAAGG GCTCCTATCTGACCCATGAGGCCAGTGGCCTGGATGAGCAGGGAGAAGCAAGAGAAGCCTTTCTCAATGGCAGCGACGGAcacaagaggaaagaagaattCTTCATCTGA
- the CADM4 gene encoding cell adhesion molecule 4 isoform X2, with translation MGRARRFQWPLLLLWAAAAGPGAGQEVQTENVTVAEGGVAEITCHLHQYDGSIVVIQNPARQTLFFNGTRALKDERFQLEEFSPRRVRIRLSDARLEDEGGYFCQLYTEDTHHQIATLTVLVAPENPVVEVREQAVEGGEVELSCLVPRSRPAAVLRWYRDRKELKGVSSGQENGKVWSVASTVRFRVDRKDDGGIVICEAQNQALPSGHSKQTQYVLDVQYSPTARIHASQAVVREGDTLVLTCAVTGNPRPNQIRWNRGNESLPERAEAVGETLTLPGLVSADNGTYTCEASNKHGHARALYVLVVYANRIPGVLRPD, from the exons ATGGGCCGGGCCCGGCGCTTCCAGTggccgctgctgctgctgtggGCGGCCGCGGCGGGGCCAG GGGCTGGACAGGAAGTACAGACAGAGAATGTGACCGTGGCTGAGGGAGGGGTGGCCGAGATAACCTGCCATCTGCACCAGTATGATGGGTCCATAGTTGTCATTCAGAACCCAGCGAGGCAGACCCTCTTCTTCAACGGCACCCGCG CCCTGAAGGACGAGCGTTTCCAGCTTGAGGAGTTCTCCCCCCGCCGCGTGCGGATCCGGCTCTCAGATGCCCGCCTGGAGGACGAGGGGGGCTACTTCTGCCAGCTCTACACGGAGGATACCCACCACCAGATTGCCACGCTCACTGTATTGG TGGCCCCAGAGAATCCCGTGGTGGAGGTTCGGGAGCAGGCGGTGGAGGGAGGCGAGGTGGAGCTCAGTTGCCTAGTTCCGCGGTCCCGCCCTGCCGCGGTTCTGCGCTGGTACCGCGACCGCAAGGAGCTGAAAG GAGTGAGCAGCGGCCAGGAAAATGGCAAGGTCTGGAGCGTGGCGAGCACAGTGCGGTTTCGGGTGGACCGCAAGGACGACGGCGGTATCGTCATCTGCGAGGCGCAGAACCAGGCGCTGCCCTCCGGACACAGCAAGCAGACGCAGTACGTGCTGGACGTGCAGT ACTCTCCCACGGCCCGGATCCATGCCTCCCAAGCTGTGGTGAGGGAGGGAGACACGCTGGTGCTAACGTGTGCTGTAACAGGGAACCCCAG ACCAAACCAGATCCGCTGGAACCGCGGGAATGAATCTTTGCCAGAGCGGGCCGAGGCGGTCGGGGAGACGCTTACTCTGCCAGGCTTGGTATCAGCCGATAATGGCACCTACACTTGCGAGGCGTCGAACAAGCACGGCCACGCGAGGGCGCTCTATGTACTCGTGGTCTACG CCAACAGAATTCCTGGAGTTCTGCGGCCAGATTGA